In the Candidatus Electrothrix rattekaaiensis genome, one interval contains:
- the tatC gene encoding twin-arginine translocase subunit TatC has product MLLASPVIFYQIWRFIAPGLYQHEKKMLLPFSLTSTFCFLGGAAFGYFVVFPPAFRFLISYSSEFLDPMPAVSEYFSLALRLLLAFGAIFELPVFMVFLAKFGIVNAPFLEENRKYGFLIAFIIAAIVTPTPDVVNQLLMAGPLVILYEISIVAVRFFARKPLMEEIGSGDTEGTEE; this is encoded by the coding sequence ATCCTGCTTGCCAGCCCAGTTATTTTTTATCAAATCTGGCGTTTTATCGCACCGGGCCTCTATCAACATGAAAAGAAAATGTTGCTGCCCTTCAGCCTCACCTCCACCTTTTGTTTTCTCGGCGGAGCTGCCTTTGGCTATTTTGTCGTCTTCCCGCCCGCATTTCGTTTTCTCATCAGTTATTCCAGTGAATTCCTTGACCCCATGCCTGCGGTCAGTGAATATTTTTCTCTTGCCCTCCGCCTGCTCTTAGCCTTTGGGGCTATTTTTGAGCTCCCGGTCTTCATGGTTTTTCTGGCTAAATTCGGCATAGTCAATGCACCGTTTTTAGAAGAAAATCGCAAGTACGGCTTTCTCATTGCTTTTATTATTGCTGCAATTGTCACTCCGACTCCAGATGTGGTGAATCAGCTGCTTATGGCTGGCCCGCTGGTCATACTGTACGAAATCAGCATTGTCGCGGTGCGTTTCTTTGCACGAAAGCCCTTAATGGAAGAAATTGGATCAGGAGACACAGAGGGAACCGAAGAGTAA
- a CDS encoding DUF1161 domain-containing protein, with product MKSVIVFCAIILGAGQAAAAIKDCGELKAEIAAKLVSAGVASFVLDIVDKDWTGTGRIIGRCQGGTKRIVRRMGLPTSAPWGGQADTPPRHSSSLASGIKNCEELKSEIATKLATAGISPAVLAIVDRNWAGAGRIVGSCENGTKRIVRTPEVGFVSEDGQADRSTRFSVTFSYGIKDCEELEDEIAAKLLANGVSSFVLAIVDKDRTGSGKILGRCENGTKRIIRLQGR from the coding sequence ATGAAAAGCGTTATTGTGTTTTGTGCAATCATATTGGGTGCGGGGCAGGCTGCCGCCGCTATCAAAGACTGCGGGGAGCTGAAGGCTGAGATAGCTGCTAAGCTTGTCTCGGCAGGCGTGGCCTCATTTGTTCTTGATATTGTGGATAAGGACTGGACAGGTACCGGAAGAATAATAGGCCGCTGTCAGGGAGGAACAAAGAGGATAGTGCGCCGTATGGGACTACCCACTTCTGCGCCTTGGGGCGGGCAGGCAGATACGCCTCCACGTCACTCCTCATCACTTGCAAGTGGTATTAAAAATTGTGAAGAGCTCAAGTCCGAGATAGCTACAAAGCTGGCTACTGCAGGCATATCTCCGGCTGTTCTTGCTATTGTGGATAGAAACTGGGCTGGTGCCGGAAGAATAGTAGGCAGCTGCGAGAACGGAACAAAGAGAATAGTGCGTACTCCAGAAGTCGGTTTTGTGTCTGAGGATGGACAGGCAGATAGATCTACCCGGTTCTCTGTAACATTTTCTTATGGTATCAAAGACTGTGAGGAGCTGGAGGACGAGATAGCTGCAAAGTTGCTCGCCAATGGCGTATCCTCGTTTGTTCTTGCCATTGTGGATAAGGATCGGACAGGTTCTGGAAAGATACTGGGAAGATGCGAGAACGGAACAAAGAGGATTATCCGGTTACAAGGCCGTTAA
- a CDS encoding sigma-54 dependent transcriptional regulator, whose translation MPRILIVDDELSMRDFLKILFENEGYEVFVASNAATALDVAVKDPFDVVITDIRMPGMNGLELLAELKQHFPDLPVVMITAYASPDDAVQAMRQGAFDYITKPFHVDELKNVIRTAVQRKTSAEKTETGENFAGIIGSSPEILRIYDLIRRVAPTPASVLIYGESGTGKELVAKAIHEHSKVAANPFVPITCSAIPESLLESELFGHVKGSFTGAVADKPGLFQQADSGTAFLDEIGELTPIIQTKLLRVLQEREFMPVGSTKTKQVNVRIISATNRNLEDEIMEKRFREDLFYRLAVVPIRVPPLRERKGDVPLLVDYFLKKYSELFGKEIQTISSYGLEVLMDYNFPGNVRELENIIERGVALEASNIILPESLILSRKEKVGSQKEPLFVGAQDERELFDRGMEDILIDLETRMIRHALDVAEGSKMRAAELLKVSFRSFRYKTKKYEID comes from the coding sequence ATGCCCCGTATTCTTATTGTAGATGACGAGTTAAGTATGCGTGATTTTCTCAAAATTTTGTTTGAGAATGAGGGCTACGAAGTTTTTGTCGCGTCTAATGCAGCCACAGCGTTGGATGTCGCGGTGAAAGATCCTTTTGATGTTGTTATTACTGACATTCGTATGCCCGGCATGAACGGTCTTGAATTGCTGGCAGAGTTGAAACAACATTTTCCTGATTTACCCGTGGTTATGATCACAGCGTATGCCTCGCCCGATGATGCTGTGCAGGCAATGAGGCAGGGTGCCTTTGATTATATTACCAAGCCCTTTCATGTTGATGAGCTGAAAAATGTTATCAGGACAGCGGTTCAGCGGAAAACATCGGCGGAAAAAACTGAGACCGGGGAGAACTTTGCCGGAATTATCGGTTCCAGCCCGGAAATACTGCGCATTTATGACCTGATCAGGCGAGTGGCACCCACCCCGGCCAGTGTACTTATCTATGGTGAATCAGGAACCGGAAAGGAACTGGTTGCCAAGGCTATTCATGAGCATTCCAAAGTTGCGGCAAATCCCTTTGTTCCGATCACATGCAGCGCAATACCGGAAAGTCTCCTTGAAAGCGAACTGTTCGGCCATGTCAAAGGCTCCTTTACAGGGGCTGTGGCTGATAAACCTGGGCTTTTTCAGCAGGCCGATTCAGGCACGGCCTTTCTTGATGAGATCGGTGAACTCACTCCCATTATCCAGACCAAGCTTTTGCGGGTGCTTCAGGAACGCGAGTTCATGCCGGTGGGGTCGACAAAGACAAAGCAGGTTAATGTCCGCATCATCTCTGCAACCAATCGGAATCTGGAAGACGAGATCATGGAGAAACGCTTCCGGGAGGATCTCTTCTACCGTTTGGCTGTTGTGCCGATTCGGGTGCCACCGCTCAGAGAGCGCAAAGGAGATGTTCCTCTGCTGGTAGATTATTTCCTGAAAAAATATTCCGAACTGTTTGGCAAAGAAATACAAACCATTTCTTCATACGGTCTTGAAGTTTTGATGGACTACAACTTCCCAGGCAATGTGCGGGAACTTGAAAATATTATTGAACGCGGGGTGGCCCTTGAGGCATCCAATATTATTCTTCCAGAAAGCCTTATACTTTCCCGGAAGGAGAAAGTAGGTTCCCAGAAAGAACCTTTATTTGTCGGGGCCCAAGATGAGCGAGAATTGTTTGATCGGGGGATGGAGGATATCCTGATCGACTTAGAAACCAGAATGATCAGGCATGCGCTTGATGTAGCTGAAGGGTCGAAGATGCGGGCTGCTGAACTCCTCAAGGTCAGCTTTAGATCTTTTCGTTATAAAACGAAAAAATACGAGATTGATTGA
- a CDS encoding ATP-binding protein, producing MSINKLINELKPIRDSKEQLRRHLVWMITTRVILFTLLIAVTVVLQSLGRNVILPPNAVTMAFLSVVFIYSIGSAGLLQTKTSHLPRFGLIQVLSDTVFSALLVLGTGCSQSIFRPIFIFPVLIGGLNLNRIGGLLAATASSVLYGAILLSEYLEYIPPFYSHTNYIPPDYFLDVVNKFAVYVVLFFAIGLSSSIVAARLRRTEEALSRTSVQFDRLNLLYKQIFDDINTGIITVESRNLVTSCNMAFEKITGFSAEKIIGLPFDTFFPAMILTEHDESKQVVGLTREDGGSIRVRFTLAQLNLPPDPDVQDGRDDARCKVITMQDISVLEKMERQVRDSEKMATIGELSGGIAHDFRNPLAAISGSAQILSVHIRERQKESDDPIISTNRHLTDIILRESDRMEKTINDFLQFAHPKELVPEWFNLKRVVFDAVRQIQGKKSRYPGCTILADIPGNLDCWGDRQQVQIVLAHLLENSCFASRDCAEPIIVRVEEEQKEQVDLCIAVIDKGTGITDRIRDKVFTPFVSGRENSAGLGLAIVQQFIEQHGGTVTLLEPEEGCIVEIRLPLPALTEDEEEIG from the coding sequence ATGTCTATAAATAAACTTATCAACGAGTTGAAACCCATACGAGACTCAAAAGAACAGTTGCGTCGTCACCTAGTTTGGATGATCACGACAAGGGTGATACTTTTTACTCTGCTGATCGCGGTGACGGTGGTCCTACAGAGTTTGGGGCGTAATGTTATTCTGCCCCCCAACGCTGTGACAATGGCTTTTCTCTCGGTGGTGTTTATCTACTCTATCGGATCAGCCGGGCTTTTGCAGACAAAAACCAGTCATCTGCCACGGTTCGGGCTTATTCAGGTTCTTTCAGATACGGTATTTTCTGCTTTATTGGTGCTGGGCACCGGGTGTAGTCAATCTATCTTTAGGCCGATCTTTATCTTTCCTGTCCTTATTGGAGGATTGAATCTGAATCGGATCGGAGGACTTTTGGCCGCCACAGCTTCTTCTGTCTTGTATGGGGCGATTCTTCTCAGCGAGTATCTTGAATATATTCCTCCTTTTTATTCTCATACCAATTATATTCCGCCAGATTACTTTCTTGATGTTGTGAATAAGTTTGCGGTTTACGTCGTTCTTTTTTTTGCTATCGGTCTGTCGAGCAGCATTGTCGCTGCAAGGCTGCGCAGGACCGAAGAAGCACTTTCCAGGACTTCTGTGCAGTTTGATCGTCTCAATCTTCTCTATAAGCAGATCTTTGATGATATTAATACCGGTATTATTACTGTTGAGAGCAGAAATCTGGTCACTTCGTGCAATATGGCCTTTGAAAAGATAACAGGATTTTCTGCGGAGAAAATTATCGGTCTTCCTTTTGATACTTTTTTCCCGGCAATGATTCTCACGGAACATGATGAGAGCAAGCAGGTAGTTGGTCTCACAAGAGAGGACGGTGGTTCTATCCGGGTCAGGTTTACCTTGGCGCAGTTGAATCTTCCTCCTGACCCTGATGTGCAAGATGGTCGGGATGATGCACGCTGTAAGGTGATCACCATGCAGGATATCAGCGTATTGGAAAAGATGGAGCGGCAGGTCAGAGACAGTGAAAAAATGGCAACTATCGGTGAATTGAGCGGTGGTATTGCCCATGATTTTCGTAATCCCTTGGCAGCTATTTCTGGATCTGCGCAGATTTTGAGTGTCCATATTAGAGAGCGGCAGAAAGAGTCTGATGATCCGATCATCAGCACCAACCGGCATTTGACAGATATTATCCTGCGGGAATCAGACAGGATGGAGAAGACGATCAATGATTTTCTGCAATTTGCACATCCCAAAGAGCTGGTTCCAGAGTGGTTTAATCTGAAACGGGTGGTTTTCGATGCTGTCCGGCAAATACAGGGAAAGAAGTCTCGTTATCCTGGATGCACTATATTGGCTGATATTCCAGGAAATCTTGACTGCTGGGGAGACCGGCAGCAGGTACAGATTGTGTTAGCGCATCTCCTGGAAAATAGTTGTTTTGCTTCGAGGGACTGTGCTGAACCTATTATTGTCCGGGTTGAAGAAGAGCAGAAAGAACAGGTTGATCTCTGTATTGCGGTCATTGATAAGGGGACGGGGATAACTGATAGGATCCGTGATAAGGTGTTCACCCCTTTTGTTTCCGGTCGGGAGAACAGTGCCGGGCTTGGTCTGGCCATTGTCCAACAGTTTATTGAACAGCACGGCGGTACAGTGACGCTTTTGGAACCAGAAGAGGGCTGTATTGTCGAAATACGGCTACCTCTCCCGGCTTTAACTGAGGATGAAGAAGAAATAGGTTGA
- a CDS encoding twin-arginine translocase subunit TatC — MSNPESLSQQSLIEHLGELRSCLIISLSAAAAGFAVAYSFIRPLAAWFFQPLIRVLPADKSLIFISYQEGFFFT, encoded by the coding sequence ATGAGCAACCCTGAATCCCTATCACAACAATCACTTATAGAGCATCTTGGCGAACTGCGCTCTTGCCTCATCATCTCCTTATCCGCAGCAGCAGCCGGTTTCGCTGTTGCCTATTCCTTTATCCGGCCTCTTGCTGCTTGGTTTTTTCAACCGCTTATTCGAGTGCTCCCAGCAGATAAAAGCCTGATCTTTATCTCGTATCAGGAGGGGTTTTTTTTTACCTAA
- the murA gene encoding UDP-N-acetylglucosamine 1-carboxyvinyltransferase: MDKIRINGGHPLRGSIKVSGAKNAALPLLAATLLAPGTYTLHNVPDLRDTRTMLMLLQTLGASWERSGGSVQINTTDLTGAEAPYDLVKTMRASVLVLGPLLTRTGRARVSLPGGCAIGARPINFHLRGFEQLGAVTHLESGYVEARVEGTLTGNTIYFDIPSVTGTENVLMASVKASGTTLIRNAAKEPEVGNLIDMLTAMGAKIEGRDTDCLTVTGITSLQATEATIIPDRIEAGTYAIAVGATGGELKITDCDPSHLPILMEKLQAIGMTIEAKKSSIIASCPINEQGQRCPLQAVDITTMPYPGFPTDLQAQFMALMIQCNGTSIIHETIFENRFMHVAELQRLGAKINIDGATAVVNGIARNKLIGAPMMATDLRASASLVIAGLSASGTTEISRIYHLERGYENMVEKLRQVGAEIEQIAG, from the coding sequence ATGGATAAAATACGAATCAACGGCGGACACCCTTTGCGGGGAAGCATCAAGGTCAGCGGTGCAAAAAATGCAGCCCTTCCGCTGCTGGCAGCGACCCTACTGGCTCCGGGAACCTACACCCTCCACAACGTCCCGGACCTCCGCGATACCCGCACCATGCTCATGCTTCTCCAAACCTTGGGCGCAAGCTGGGAACGGTCCGGCGGTTCCGTGCAGATCAACACAACCGATTTGACCGGCGCAGAAGCTCCTTACGATCTGGTCAAGACCATGCGGGCTTCGGTCCTGGTTCTGGGCCCTCTGCTCACCCGGACCGGTCGCGCTCGGGTCTCTCTGCCCGGCGGCTGCGCCATCGGTGCCCGGCCCATCAATTTCCACTTGCGCGGTTTTGAGCAGCTCGGTGCAGTCACGCATCTTGAGAGCGGCTACGTGGAGGCACGGGTTGAGGGAACGCTGACCGGCAATACGATTTATTTTGATATCCCTTCGGTCACCGGAACAGAAAATGTGCTCATGGCCTCAGTTAAGGCAAGCGGAACAACGCTTATCCGTAATGCGGCCAAAGAACCAGAGGTGGGCAATCTCATCGATATGCTCACCGCAATGGGGGCAAAGATTGAAGGCCGGGACACGGATTGCCTCACAGTGACCGGTATTACCTCCTTACAGGCCACCGAGGCAACAATTATTCCAGATCGCATCGAGGCGGGCACCTATGCCATAGCGGTCGGAGCCACCGGCGGAGAACTGAAAATAACCGACTGTGATCCCTCGCACCTACCGATCCTCATGGAAAAACTTCAAGCGATCGGCATGACCATAGAGGCAAAGAAGAGCAGTATCATTGCCTCCTGCCCTATCAATGAACAGGGACAACGCTGTCCTTTACAGGCTGTTGATATCACCACCATGCCCTACCCCGGATTTCCCACCGATCTCCAGGCCCAATTCATGGCCCTGATGATCCAATGCAACGGAACTTCCATTATCCATGAAACAATCTTTGAAAATCGTTTCATGCATGTTGCCGAGCTGCAACGCCTAGGAGCAAAAATCAATATCGATGGAGCCACGGCGGTTGTCAACGGGATTGCCCGCAACAAACTCATTGGGGCACCTATGATGGCCACAGATCTGCGGGCCTCGGCCTCTCTTGTCATTGCAGGCCTGTCTGCATCAGGTACAACTGAAATATCTAGAATATATCATCTTGAACGAGGATATGAAAATATGGTGGAGAAACTCCGCCAGGTTGGTGCCGAGATAGAGCAAATTGCTGGCTAA